Genomic segment of Ignavibacteriales bacterium:
TATTAACAGATAAAGAGAATAAACTAAATGTATTCTTCTAATTATAAACTTGAATGAACTACGTAGCGCCTGCCATACCTTTTTAGAATCCTCTTTTACTAGAATTATCTTAGCATAATCAGAGACTATAGTAATGAAAATGAAAAATATTATATGAAGAATCATCCATACCAAATAAGTGTAGAAGATAGTCGGTTCAGTAGAGGTCTCCGTCATATTCATAGTCGCAACAGAAAATATTATTGCTATAACACCGAATACTATCAACTGGATCAAAAGTGTGTATAAACCGAGCCGGAGAAATCTTAAAAAGTATTGTGCGCAACCAACAAAGAAATTTTTTCCGTTTACTTTATCAAGTTTTTGATTCATTAACCTGAAAACGCCTCCGGCAAAAAATACAGTAAATAAAAAGTAAAACATCGACAACCACCCCATTCCAGTAATGAAAGCTTTTACTAAGTCGCCGTAGTTATTCATGAAATCCGAGTAAATTGTAGAATCAAAATCATTAAGAAGTTTGTAAAGATTGGATCTTCCTTCAAGGGCAGTTACCATAACAGATTTAAATGTTGCAGCCCAAACTGCACTGAGAAGTAACGTGATGATAAATAGAAGTGTTACAATTTTCTTTTGACGCAATGCTTCTTTAAGTCCTGCTATGTATGAACCAATTATTTTCATTTCTCACCTCTCTCTTAGAACAACATTGAAGCTGTTAGCAATACATTTTCGAACCAGAACAAAAGTTTAGCGGTGTATTTTTCAAACACTCCGGATTCCGGTTCCGTAGTTAAACTGTTATTGACAACATTCACATCGAGCGGAATTTTGTAAAAAGGATCCAACTGTGCTGAGACAATTTTACTTTTACCTTTATACTCAAACTCGTATGTACGGGCTTGTCCATTCCAGTTCTCTACAATTTTTTTCCCATCATTGAATGTAATTAAAACCTCAACAGGCAGCTTTACCTCACCGGAGCGGTAAACAACAACAGAAGATTTGTACATATTTTCTTCTGTTTGTCCTTTCACAAATTTTTTCTTTCCATTCTCGTCGAATATTCCATTTGGCTTTTCAATTTGCTGGTTGGAAATTGAACCCACTTTGTAATCACAAATATCGCTTCCATAAAGCACCTGATCAAAATACCAGTTCATGTTATCTCCAAATTTTCTTCCATGTTTTTTTATTACGACTTCATTTGCAATAGCAATAAAATCTTTTACGCACGGATGTTTGAATTTCCACCGTTCATAATATGTTTTCATAATTTCATTCATTGTTTCAATACCAACTAATCCTTCAAGTGTTTTCAACATTACGGCAGTTTTGTTGTATGTTAAACTTCCATATCCGCCATTTTTATATTCCCACGATTTACGATATATCTCTGCTATCTTCGGATTTTTCATCCCAACGTAACCCTGCCGAGTAAATTCAAAATCTCCCATCTTAAAACCAAAAAGATTTATTGCTGAAGTTTTTTCACCGTAAGCAAAATTCATTATTCGCGTTTCAAAATATTGGTTGAAACCCTCATCAAGAAACGCCTCTTCAAATTCATTCGAGGCAAGCAGTCCCATAAAATAATTATGTCCAAACTCATGAATAGTTACAATTTCCGGCAGTTTTATTCCTTCTGGTAATCCCCAAAGAGTTCCCGCAGTAATAAATGTCGGGTATTCCATTCCGCCAGAACCAAATCCGTTAAGCGGCGGATCAACAACAGTAATTGTTGTGTAAGGATACTTTCCCAAGTATTTATCAAAGTAATCGAGTGCGTATTTTACTGCTTTGACGTGGCGATCTGCTTGTGCGAAATGTTCCGGCTGAAGCATCACTTTTATTTTTACATTCTGCCATTGATCATTTACAATTTTAAATTTTGGCGAAGCTGTCCATGCAAAATCCACAACGTCTTCTGCTCTATAGTGATGAGTTGCGGTTCCATAGCCATTATTTATTTTCGATTGAAGTACTCCAACAGCGCCTACAATGAATGATGATGGGACAGTAATGTTTACATCGAACACAGCGAAGTCCGCATAAAACTCGGAGTTAGCATGAAACTGATGACAGTTCCATCCTCCTTTTTCAGCATAACGAATTCCGGGATATTCATACACACCAATCTTTGGAAACCATTGACCGATTAAAAAATAATTATCGGCATACCCTGTACGTGCAAATATTTTAGGAAGTTTCGCGTTGAAATTTATTTCAAGTTGAATCTCTTCATTTGGTTTCAGCGGTTTATCAAGCGCAACAGAAATAACTGTTTGATCATCTTTGTTGTTGTCATCTGTCTGAATGAATTTGATATTTTTTGTCAGATCGTTTCCATCTTTTCTTTTCATCGAAAGAATATCGATCCAACCCCAAGATTTTTCATCATACTTATCAATACCTATTCCACGTAGTTGTCCGCCGGATTCTTTCATAAACGTTGAGTTGGTATTTTTGAATGCATTAAGATAAAGATGAAGCTGAAGTTCACTTATTATACCCGGGGAAGTATTTTTCCAGCGCAAAATTTCCTTTC
This window contains:
- a CDS encoding M1 family metallopeptidase, translating into MKTPLNFIFSSFLFLFLIAFGGIRSQIIFSQPLSPRIANYEITVKLDADKKMLNGKEILRWKNTSPGIISELQLHLYLNAFKNTNSTFMKESGGQLRGIGIDKYDEKSWGWIDILSMKRKDGNDLTKNIKFIQTDDNNKDDQTVISVALDKPLKPNEEIQLEINFNAKLPKIFARTGYADNYFLIGQWFPKIGVYEYPGIRYAEKGGWNCHQFHANSEFYADFAVFDVNITVPSSFIVGAVGVLQSKINNGYGTATHHYRAEDVVDFAWTASPKFKIVNDQWQNVKIKVMLQPEHFAQADRHVKAVKYALDYFDKYLGKYPYTTITVVDPPLNGFGSGGMEYPTFITAGTLWGLPEGIKLPEIVTIHEFGHNYFMGLLASNEFEEAFLDEGFNQYFETRIMNFAYGEKTSAINLFGFKMGDFEFTRQGYVGMKNPKIAEIYRKSWEYKNGGYGSLTYNKTAVMLKTLEGLVGIETMNEIMKTYYERWKFKHPCVKDFIAIANEVVIKKHGRKFGDNMNWYFDQVLYGSDICDYKVGSISNQQIEKPNGIFDENGKKKFVKGQTEENMYKSSVVVYRSGEVKLPVEVLITFNDGKKIVENWNGQARTYEFEYKGKSKIVSAQLDPFYKIPLDVNVVNNSLTTEPESGVFEKYTAKLLFWFENVLLTASMLF